The DNA region GGATCTGCTCGACCCGCCGAGCCAGCATGTCCGGCGGCAGCGGGTTGGAGATCCAGCCGGCGCCGTGTCGGATGATGCGCTTGACGGTGGCATCGGAATCACCGCCGATAAATATTGGCGGATGCGGTTTCTGCACCGGCTTGGGCCGTGAATAGGAGGCGTCGAAGTTCACGAAACGTCCGTGATACTCGGCGGGTTCATTCGTCCACAGCGCCCTGATCGCTTCGATGCGCTCGTCGAGCAGTGACCCACGGGTCTTCGGATCGGTGCCGTGATGGCGCAGCTCCTCGATGTTCCAACCCGCGCCGACACCGAACACGAAGCGTCCGTTGGAGATCACGTCGATACTGGCGGCCTCTTTCGCCGTGATGATCGGGTCGCGCTGAATCAGCAACGCAATACCGGTGATCAACTCGATCCGGGACGTGACCGCCGCAGCTGCGGCGAGGGTGACAAAAGGGTCCAGGGTTCGGTAGTAGATGCCGGGTAGATCGCCACCGAGGGGATAGGCAGATTCGCGGCTGGCCGGAATATGGGTGTGCTCGGCAACCGCCAGCGCCGTAAATCCACGCTCTTCCACCGCACGCGCCAGCGAAACAGTGTCGATGGCGTCGTCGTTGACGAACGTCGAAATCCCGAACTCCATCTCGCTGCCTCCTGGCTCACTCGAACTCCGAGACCCCACCACCCCGGGCGGTTCTCGCCATTCCCGCCTCTGGTGTTCTTACTCCATCGCGCGCACCCGGTCGAGTACGGCGTGACTTCCGTCCTCCCGACAAGGCCGGGCCGAGGCGCCGGCATCGCCGAACTACGCTGGGCTGGTGACCGTCACTGTCGCCGAATTGCACGTGGCCGATTCGAGCGAGGTGTGGACGCAGGCAGGGTTCACCGTCGGCTCCGACGACGTGTGCCGGGTCGGTGGCGTCCGGATCCGACTGATCGGGCGTGAACACGGCAGCGGCATCGTCGGCTGGTCGCTGACCGGCCTTCCGCAGGATGCGCCGCGCGACCTCGACGGCATCCCCACCGAAGGCTGCGGCCCCGACCCGGCCCGACCGGCGACCCACGACAACGGCGTGACCGGAATCGACCACGTCGTGCTGATGTCGCCCGACCTGGATCGGACGGTCCGCGCGCTGGCCGCCGTCGGGGTCGCGCCCCGCCGCGAACGCGACGTAGAGCTCGGAGGGCGACCGCTACGCCAGATCTTCTTTCGGCTCGGCGAGGTGATCCTCGAGGTTATCGGCTACCCCGCCCGGCCGACGGAGGGACCGTCCACATTGTG from Mycobacterium sp. SMC-4 includes:
- a CDS encoding VOC family protein — protein: MTVTVAELHVADSSEVWTQAGFTVGSDDVCRVGGVRIRLIGREHGSGIVGWSLTGLPQDAPRDLDGIPTEGCGPDPARPATHDNGVTGIDHVVLMSPDLDRTVRALAAVGVAPRRERDVELGGRPLRQIFFRLGEVILEVIGYPARPTEGPSTLWGITYVVADIDATAAFFGERTGPVKKAVQPGRRITTVRNLDFGMSVRTAMISAAYPRSS
- a CDS encoding LLM class F420-dependent oxidoreductase, which codes for MEFGISTFVNDDAIDTVSLARAVEERGFTALAVAEHTHIPASRESAYPLGGDLPGIYYRTLDPFVTLAAAAAVTSRIELITGIALLIQRDPIITAKEAASIDVISNGRFVFGVGAGWNIEELRHHGTDPKTRGSLLDERIEAIRALWTNEPAEYHGRFVNFDASYSRPKPVQKPHPPIFIGGDSDATVKRIIRHGAGWISNPLPPDMLARRVEQIRDGAGRDVPLTTFGTPANPDYWAALDELGYRQANVLLPTKPLDESLKRLDAIAEKVGAYRG